A single window of Vicia villosa cultivar HV-30 ecotype Madison, WI unplaced genomic scaffold, Vvil1.0 ctg.001519F_1_1, whole genome shotgun sequence DNA harbors:
- the LOC131635608 gene encoding large ribosomal subunit protein cL38 — protein MASVSSIFGCGVAMAPNSLRNKAIRTERRNVCGGLLIECSSRPQKKSTAHHIKTRPRKSQLSDKKRKPTVYAPLPPLPPDYTVVIPAEASTVDVTPPPPADSD, from the coding sequence ATGGCATCAGTGTCAAGCATATTTGGGTGCGGTGTAGCGATGGCACCAAACTCACTGAGAAACAAAGCAATTCGAACCGAAAGAAGAAACGTGTGTGGAGGATTGTTGATAGAGTGTTCATCGAGGCCACAGAAGAAATCAACTGCACATCACATCAAGACGAGGCCGAGAAAATCGCAACTGTCTGATAAGAAACGGAAGCCGACTGTGTATGCTCCGTTGCCTCCACTACCTCCTGATTATACGGTTGTGATTCCGGCTGAGGCTTCCACGGTTGATGTTACTCCTCCGCCTCCCGCTGATTCGGATTGA